Proteins found in one Deltaproteobacteria bacterium HGW-Deltaproteobacteria-18 genomic segment:
- a CDS encoding USH1C-binding protein 1, whose product KTQTLMVYLQDFIGQHNSFLQGANTAISNANQVLTNIARGQ is encoded by the coding sequence CAAGACCCAGACCCTCATGGTCTACCTGCAGGACTTCATCGGACAGCACAATTCCTTCCTGCAGGGCGCGAACACGGCCATCAGCAACGCCAACCAGGTGCTGACCAACATCGCCCGCGGGCAATAG
- a CDS encoding CesD/SycD/LcrH family type III secretion system chaperone yields the protein MNTTQSSLDDQEIQAIVKAMQNGASISDVANMNAEVLEGLYSLGYNLYTSGNFSDAEIIFQSLCLYKHSDVRFWMGLAGCRQANENLQGAVDAYSMAGVAGGLSDPSPFLYAANCYIKMGDKENAVGALKGLLTMGEESNAAHAQCRDKAKELLKMLESKA from the coding sequence ATGAATACCACACAGTCTTCCCTCGACGATCAAGAAATCCAGGCCATCGTCAAGGCGATGCAGAATGGCGCCAGCATCAGCGATGTGGCCAACATGAACGCGGAAGTCCTTGAAGGGCTCTATTCCCTGGGCTACAACCTCTACACCTCGGGCAACTTCAGCGACGCAGAGATCATCTTTCAGTCCCTGTGCCTTTACAAACACTCGGATGTCCGCTTCTGGATGGGCCTGGCAGGCTGCCGTCAGGCCAACGAAAACCTGCAGGGAGCCGTGGACGCATACTCCATGGCCGGGGTGGCCGGCGGGCTTTCAGACCCGTCTCCCTTCCTCTATGCGGCCAACTGCTACATCAAGATGGGTGACAAGGAGAATGCCGTGGGTGCCCTGAAAGGACTGCTCACCATGGGCGAAGAGTCGAATGCGGCCCATGCCCAGTGCAGAGACAAGGCCAAAGAGCTTCTCAAGATGCTGGAAAGCAAGGCGTAA
- a CDS encoding type III secretion system protein gives MTLNNALEQLGLPVLSTPVGSMSLDALMSAIGNESRRQACKDGVNSLELKAQQQKEVNDKQLEQLAKQLEEMKKKAVLNGFLKAFKIIGMIVGAIASAATIVAGAMTGNPLLIAAGCIGMAMTVDTLVSTATDGKVSLMAGFEKLGKAMGMDDETAKWFAFGMQMAIMVVAIGVSLGAGLAGTSSSAAKVGADAVKVGAEVAKAGAQTAQVSTQAAQKALSVILTAQKILNFTSAGLGVAQGATTVASAVVDYNVAQTKITTKELEAILERLRESIEMDRALVENEMERANDLMAKVTEIIKGCAETQAAILTTTPAMA, from the coding sequence ATGACCCTGAACAATGCGCTGGAACAGCTCGGGCTCCCGGTGCTGTCCACCCCGGTGGGCAGCATGTCGCTGGACGCTCTGATGAGCGCCATCGGAAACGAATCCCGCAGACAGGCGTGCAAGGACGGCGTCAACAGCCTGGAGCTCAAGGCCCAGCAGCAAAAAGAAGTCAACGACAAGCAGCTGGAACAACTCGCCAAACAGCTTGAGGAAATGAAGAAGAAGGCTGTGCTGAACGGATTTCTGAAAGCCTTCAAGATCATTGGCATGATCGTCGGCGCCATTGCCTCCGCAGCGACCATCGTCGCCGGAGCCATGACCGGCAACCCGCTGCTGATCGCGGCCGGTTGCATCGGCATGGCCATGACCGTCGACACCCTCGTGTCCACGGCCACGGATGGCAAGGTCAGCTTGATGGCGGGGTTCGAGAAGCTCGGCAAGGCCATGGGCATGGACGACGAGACCGCCAAGTGGTTCGCCTTCGGCATGCAGATGGCCATCATGGTGGTGGCCATCGGCGTGAGTCTTGGAGCGGGGCTGGCCGGCACGTCCTCCAGCGCCGCCAAGGTCGGTGCCGATGCCGTCAAGGTCGGTGCCGAGGTTGCCAAGGCAGGCGCCCAGACCGCCCAAGTCAGTACCCAGGCCGCCCAGAAGGCCCTCAGCGTTATCTTGACCGCGCAGAAGATCCTGAACTTCACCTCGGCCGGCCTGGGCGTGGCCCAGGGCGCAACGACCGTCGCCAGTGCGGTCGTTGATTACAACGTGGCCCAGACCAAGATCACCACCAAGGAACTGGAAGCCATTCTCGAACGGCTCAGAGAGTCCATTGAAATGGACAGGGCGCTGGTGGAAAACGAGATGGAGCGCGCCAACGATCTCATGGCCAAGGTCACGGAAATCATAAAGGGATGCGCCGAGACGCAGGCCGCAATTTTGACGACCACTCCGGCCATGGCCTAG
- a CDS encoding type III secretion system protein, whose protein sequence is MTITNVNQISGFDAAQYNQLLETAKSDYVSSAQVDQALLAAVNSGKTFEQALSAVSTSLPTLPPPIGTGKLWDNGLDGLPSFSANYLALIGDVASEQRRKSAEQRALQTELIIDTIKDQAQEMRSKAVFQLCMGIVSGALSIAQGAMAFKMMSSGVSANAKITDTAAKGHADMLLNTRVQSFNAGASGVTGMVGSISQAVGSFYDSDIKLMDATIERARAQTDALKSMEDSLRELIGKMLSTMDSIQQNTNQTRTKILG, encoded by the coding sequence ATGACAATCACGAATGTCAATCAGATCAGCGGATTCGATGCCGCCCAATACAACCAGCTCCTGGAAACGGCCAAGTCGGATTATGTCTCCAGTGCCCAGGTCGACCAGGCCCTGCTGGCCGCGGTCAATTCCGGAAAAACCTTTGAACAGGCCCTGAGTGCGGTCAGCACGTCCCTGCCAACCCTGCCTCCCCCCATCGGCACCGGCAAACTGTGGGACAACGGGCTGGACGGGCTGCCGTCTTTCAGCGCCAACTACCTGGCCCTGATCGGAGACGTGGCCTCCGAACAACGCCGCAAAAGCGCCGAGCAGCGAGCCTTGCAGACGGAGCTCATCATCGACACGATCAAGGATCAGGCTCAGGAGATGCGCAGCAAGGCCGTCTTCCAGCTGTGCATGGGCATCGTTTCGGGAGCGCTGAGCATCGCCCAGGGAGCCATGGCCTTCAAAATGATGTCCAGCGGTGTTTCCGCGAATGCCAAAATTACGGATACGGCGGCCAAAGGGCACGCTGACATGCTGCTCAATACGCGGGTACAGAGCTTCAACGCTGGTGCAAGCGGCGTGACCGGCATGGTGGGCAGCATCAGCCAGGCAGTTGGCAGCTTTTACGACTCCGACATCAAGCTCATGGACGCCACCATCGAACGGGCCAGGGCCCAGACCGACGCCCTCAAGAGCATGGAGGACAGCCTCAGGGAACTGATCGGAAAGATGCTCTCGACCATGGACTCCATCCAGCAGAACACCAACCAGACCCGGACCAAAATTCTCGGGTAA